A region of Ferruginibacter albus DNA encodes the following proteins:
- a CDS encoding T9SS type A sorting domain-containing protein produces the protein MKHLCASHFKNLLPKLLVLLFLFAAVNSVSAQTPTAFTITFTGLTGNIAASGVPAGVTVSQYNGVVASCVTAGNGANTSYSCTITPQTGYTVKVTSVGGAAYASNAGSRNFSFTLSGTTGGPYTSAVTGIGSSSNCGGNVTLTALSVPTSPSDGQTIPAGGATITVNRAPGAGSGGGYSYTRSLTISGTVTAPPAGSMSAGTLSGALTTTYGAISTVRTATVTGSNLGTNTITATAPSTNFEVSSNGTTFGNTAVFTPSSGSVSGTLSVRLKATAPVSGSYNSQNIALTSTGLTTVNISTGTGNGVTAAPITITAKDTVKPQGNTLTNGVNAFFTTSGTQNGETITGVTMTYGTGAAAGDAPGTYTNSVTPSAPITGTATIGNYNPTYVKGSITVTAVSSPVLSISSPITTFGNQCINGNYPASFTISGTNLTTDNVTVAALNGYSYSIDGSNYFPSLSISQPGGTFSQVVSVSFNPTAAQSYSGNIVVAGGGFSGNVTVTPGGVGVNTVPALTTVSSGTVTVNSVANLAGAFTSNGCSSVTSYGIEYSTDQNFVSPAGTKVAATNRSGNNFSVPSITGLNPSTTYYYRAYGINGGGTGSATALSFTTSAMSVPVATAATAIGANGFTANWNAVTGAASYSLDVYTKTGSVINTVLSENFSGFSGGTANTGGSSAGESTDRSGTLNSFTQTPGWSGVKVFQAAGATKMGTGSAVGSITTPSINLSANGGAFNLTFDAVAWSGDNAQLNIQVNGTTVTTASMNTDQTTWKTFSIPLTGGTAATTITFLGNSSSKGRFFLDNLSIQQGTGITNSPITGSPFSITAPTVSKVTTGLTAGTTYYYAVRAVNGASTTATSNEISVQTVCPTATFSYSGTPYCSTSGTASVTATSVPAGGTYVSTTGLSINATSGAVNLGASTAGTYTVNYQVTGCGTIGSTTIVVTAARSATINYANASYCGSDATVINVTRTGTTGGTFSSVPTGLSLSAAGAITPSASTANSYVVHYQIAAGGGCAAVDATDNVTIVGAITADAGTDQTVCDNGGANNVQLAAQLPSGANGVWSIIGAPNPDNLATAGQFSSSTSPGSPTTDKAAKFIPAQGQGTYTLQWTVTKTPCVSQATVNIIISGKTWTGAVSSVWDNAANWTCGVPTDGNDFKIPNTAVNMPVLNKDVVVGNLTIENNVVLDLGDHKLTVNGTLSNNNTDENDGTSVTLKGSSSSALDIASVGLAGTVKFAPGAELLKYLSLESGTTAVMGTKLKIAPGNNLSSGTVSLAAGSSLYTTDSLILASDINGTARVGTMDGSIIDINSNNPANVTVERYIPANAQRSWRLLSIPTQTTQTVHDALQEGEATGSTTPAGYGTIITSNLSDWADRGFDYQTPSASMLTYDQVTNKWNDVDATNGPLIGTVAATSGYFLYIRGDRRQTPNAGNSGPTSATTLRTTGPLYVGEQNPISTPAGKFGLIGNVYASAIDFTQLSKGEGIDHKFYVWDPKLINTPPYMGAYQVFSESNNYEPIIPGGSYSSANTIIQSGQAFFIHATSDDDNLITLTESAKTDGSAMVFRPTGNTVVRLKTNLYTVSGTTQNLADANAVVFNSDYSDAIDGNDAQKLSNTLQNFVILRNGSKLILEARQPVTATDTIFYNMWNMAQGQYQLQFVPTGLNGVAAYLKDSYLNTSTKVDLTNGGSVSFTVDANAGSVASNRFSLVLNAPTIVPVTFAGIKASPLNKAVQVEWKVSEETGITGYEVEHSADGINFTNGAYVPAKGMASNYSWIDEDAVEGANYYRVKSIASSGDIKYSSIVNATLTEANSFVKVYPNPVTDGKIQLHLTNQPAGKYLIRVLNTNGQELYNSEIDHAGGSVVKTINVKAIYPQGVYKLQVVSPSKNVFIQKIFVK, from the coding sequence ATGAAACATTTATGCGCTTCACACTTTAAAAATCTGTTACCAAAACTTTTGGTACTGCTGTTTCTTTTTGCAGCAGTTAATTCCGTATCGGCTCAAACACCCACTGCTTTTACTATTACTTTTACCGGCTTAACCGGTAATATTGCTGCTTCTGGTGTACCTGCTGGGGTAACTGTTTCCCAGTACAATGGAGTTGTTGCATCTTGTGTTACAGCAGGTAACGGAGCTAATACTTCTTATTCTTGTACTATTACACCACAAACCGGTTATACGGTTAAAGTTACCTCTGTAGGAGGTGCAGCCTATGCCAGTAATGCCGGTTCAAGAAATTTCTCATTTACATTAAGTGGTACTACAGGCGGGCCTTATACCAGTGCCGTTACCGGTATTGGAAGTTCCAGTAATTGTGGAGGGAATGTAACATTAACTGCTTTATCTGTTCCCACTTCTCCTAGTGATGGACAAACTATACCTGCAGGAGGAGCTACCATAACAGTAAATCGTGCGCCAGGCGCCGGTTCAGGAGGTGGTTATAGTTATACAAGATCTTTAACTATTAGTGGAACTGTTACTGCACCACCTGCAGGTTCTATGTCAGCAGGTACACTTAGCGGAGCATTAACTACTACTTATGGTGCTATATCAACAGTTCGTACGGCAACTGTTACAGGCTCTAATTTAGGAACCAACACAATTACAGCTACAGCACCTAGTACTAATTTTGAAGTTTCTTCAAATGGTACAACCTTTGGTAATACCGCAGTATTTACGCCATCATCTGGCTCAGTAAGCGGTACATTAAGTGTTCGGTTAAAGGCTACTGCACCGGTTTCGGGTAGCTATAATTCGCAAAATATCGCTTTAACAAGTACAGGACTAACTACTGTAAATATAAGCACAGGTACAGGAAACGGGGTAACAGCTGCACCTATAACAATTACGGCTAAGGATACTGTAAAACCACAAGGTAATACATTGACCAATGGCGTGAACGCTTTCTTTACAACAAGCGGAACTCAAAATGGAGAAACTATTACAGGCGTAACAATGACTTATGGTACAGGCGCTGCCGCAGGTGATGCACCCGGCACTTATACAAATTCAGTTACACCATCCGCTCCCATTACAGGTACAGCAACTATTGGTAACTATAATCCAACTTATGTAAAAGGTAGTATTACAGTAACAGCAGTTTCTTCTCCAGTATTATCAATAAGCTCACCTATAACAACTTTTGGCAATCAATGTATAAATGGCAATTATCCAGCTTCATTTACGATAAGTGGTACAAACCTTACAACAGATAATGTAACTGTTGCAGCTTTAAATGGATATAGCTATTCAATAGATGGATCAAACTATTTTCCTTCATTATCAATTTCGCAACCCGGCGGTACTTTTAGCCAGGTAGTGTCGGTATCATTTAATCCTACTGCAGCACAATCATATTCAGGTAATATAGTTGTTGCCGGTGGTGGGTTTTCAGGTAATGTAACAGTAACTCCCGGAGGCGTTGGTGTAAATACAGTACCTGCTTTAACTACAGTAAGCAGTGGAACTGTTACTGTTAACAGTGTTGCTAACTTAGCGGGTGCCTTTACTTCAAACGGTTGTAGCAGTGTTACGTCTTATGGTATTGAATATAGTACAGACCAGAATTTTGTTAGCCCTGCAGGTACAAAAGTAGCAGCAACTAACAGAAGTGGAAATAATTTTTCTGTGCCATCAATTACGGGCTTAAACCCAAGTACAACCTATTATTACAGAGCATACGGAATTAATGGAGGAGGTACGGGTTCTGCAACTGCGTTAAGTTTTACAACTTCTGCAATGAGTGTGCCGGTAGCTACAGCTGCAACAGCTATAGGAGCTAATGGATTTACTGCTAACTGGAATGCAGTTACAGGAGCAGCAAGCTATAGTTTGGATGTTTATACAAAAACAGGAAGTGTTATTAACACGGTGCTTAGTGAAAATTTTAGTGGATTTAGCGGAGGTACTGCGAATACCGGTGGTTCCAGTGCAGGTGAGAGTACTGATAGATCTGGCACTTTAAATTCTTTTACTCAAACACCAGGATGGTCAGGTGTTAAGGTTTTTCAGGCAGCAGGTGCAACCAAAATGGGGACAGGTTCCGCAGTAGGTAGCATAACTACTCCAAGTATTAATTTGTCAGCAAATGGAGGTGCATTTAACCTTACTTTTGATGCAGTAGCTTGGAGCGGTGATAATGCACAGTTGAATATCCAAGTAAATGGTACTACAGTTACTACCGCAAGTATGAATACTGATCAAACCACCTGGAAAACTTTTTCAATTCCTCTTACAGGAGGTACAGCTGCAACAACAATAACCTTCCTAGGAAATTCGTCAAGTAAAGGACGTTTTTTCCTTGATAATCTTTCAATTCAACAGGGAACTGGTATAACAAATTCTCCTATAACCGGCTCTCCATTCTCAATTACAGCACCAACTGTTTCAAAAGTTACAACCGGTTTAACAGCAGGTACAACTTATTATTATGCAGTTCGTGCAGTAAATGGTGCTAGTACTACTGCTACTTCTAACGAAATATCAGTACAAACAGTTTGTCCAACAGCAACTTTTAGCTACAGCGGAACGCCTTATTGTAGCACTTCAGGTACTGCTTCAGTAACAGCGACATCAGTTCCCGCTGGTGGTACGTATGTTTCTACTACAGGCTTAAGTATTAATGCTACAAGTGGTGCAGTTAATTTAGGTGCAAGTACAGCAGGCACTTATACAGTAAATTATCAAGTAACAGGTTGCGGAACAATAGGCAGCACAACTATTGTTGTAACAGCAGCACGTTCAGCAACTATTAATTATGCTAATGCTTCTTATTGCGGAAGTGATGCTACTGTTATTAATGTAACACGTACTGGAACAACAGGCGGTACTTTTTCATCGGTACCAACCGGTTTAAGTTTAAGTGCGGCAGGTGCTATTACACCTTCTGCCAGTACAGCTAATTCATATGTGGTGCATTATCAAATAGCCGCTGGTGGCGGTTGTGCAGCAGTGGATGCTACTGATAATGTTACTATAGTTGGTGCAATTACTGCAGATGCAGGTACTGATCAGACAGTATGTGATAATGGAGGTGCTAATAACGTGCAATTAGCTGCACAGTTACCTTCAGGTGCAAATGGTGTATGGTCAATAATAGGTGCGCCTAATCCTGATAACTTAGCTACTGCAGGACAATTCTCGAGTTCAACATCTCCTGGAAGTCCAACAACAGATAAAGCTGCTAAATTCATTCCTGCGCAAGGACAAGGTACTTATACTTTACAATGGACAGTTACTAAAACTCCTTGTGTTTCTCAAGCAACTGTTAATATAATTATATCAGGAAAGACATGGACAGGTGCTGTAAGCTCAGTATGGGATAATGCAGCTAACTGGACATGCGGCGTACCGACCGATGGTAATGATTTCAAAATTCCAAATACAGCAGTAAATATGCCTGTATTGAACAAAGATGTGGTAGTAGGAAATTTGACGATAGAAAACAATGTTGTACTTGATCTTGGTGATCATAAACTAACGGTAAACGGTACACTATCCAATAATAATACTGATGAAAATGACGGCACGTCTGTTACCTTAAAAGGTTCATCAAGTTCGGCTTTGGATATTGCATCAGTTGGGTTAGCTGGAACAGTAAAATTTGCTCCGGGTGCTGAGCTGCTTAAATACCTTTCGTTAGAGAGTGGAACCACTGCAGTAATGGGTACTAAATTGAAAATAGCACCGGGTAATAATTTATCATCAGGTACTGTTTCTTTAGCAGCGGGATCTTCTTTATATACAACGGATAGTTTGATCCTTGCGTCTGATATAAATGGTACTGCAAGGGTAGGAACGATGGACGGAAGTATTATTGATATCAATTCTAATAATCCGGCTAATGTAACAGTTGAGCGTTATATACCTGCAAATGCGCAACGTTCATGGAGATTATTATCTATTCCAACGCAAACAACGCAAACGGTACACGATGCATTGCAGGAAGGTGAAGCAACAGGCTCTACAACACCTGCAGGATATGGTACTATTATCACAAGCAATCTTTCTGATTGGGCAGATCGTGGATTTGATTATCAAACACCATCTGCATCTATGCTTACTTACGACCAGGTTACTAATAAATGGAATGATGTGGATGCTACCAATGGTCCGTTAATTGGTACGGTAGCAGCAACCTCTGGCTACTTCTTATATATCAGAGGTGATAGACGTCAAACACCTAACGCAGGCAATAGCGGGCCAACCAGTGCTACTACCTTGCGTACAACAGGTCCATTATATGTAGGCGAGCAAAACCCAATATCTACGCCAGCTGGCAAGTTTGGATTAATAGGCAACGTGTATGCATCTGCAATTGATTTTACACAGCTTTCAAAAGGAGAGGGAATTGATCATAAGTTTTATGTGTGGGATCCTAAGTTAATTAATACGCCGCCTTACATGGGAGCTTATCAAGTATTCAGTGAGTCTAACAATTATGAGCCAATAATACCGGGTGGTAGCTATTCTTCTGCGAATACTATAATACAGTCAGGTCAGGCATTCTTTATCCATGCTACCAGCGATGACGATAATCTTATCACATTAACCGAAAGTGCTAAAACAGACGGTAGTGCAATGGTGTTCAGACCTACAGGAAATACTGTAGTAAGATTAAAAACAAATCTATATACAGTATCAGGCACTACACAAAACCTGGCAGATGCAAATGCTGTAGTATTCAACAGTGATTATTCTGACGCTATTGATGGAAACGATGCTCAAAAATTAAGTAATACACTACAAAACTTTGTGATCCTTCGTAACGGTTCTAAGTTAATATTGGAAGCGAGACAACCGGTTACTGCAACCGATACTATATTCTATAACATGTGGAATATGGCGCAGGGACAATATCAATTGCAATTTGTTCCGACAGGATTGAACGGTGTTGCCGCTTACTTAAAAGATAGTTACTTAAATACTTCCACTAAGGTAGATCTTACAAACGGCGGTTCAGTAAGCTTCACGGTTGATGCAAATGCAGGTTCAGTCGCTTCTAATCGTTTCAGCCTTGTGTTAAATGCACCTACTATTGTTCCGGTAACATTTGCCGGCATTAAAGCATCGCCTTTAAATAAAGCAGTACAGGTAGAATGGAAGGTATCGGAAGAAACAGGAATTACAGGATACGAGGTAGAACATTCTGCTGATGGCATCAATTTTACAAACGGTGCTTATGTGCCTGCAAAAGGTATGGCAAGTAATTATAGCTGGATAGATGAAGATGCAGTGGAAGGAGCCAATTACTATCGCGTTAAAAGTATTGCATCGTCGGGCGATATAAAATACAGCAGCATTGTAAATGCTACGTTGACTGAAGCAAACAGCTTCGTAAAAGTATATCCTAACCCTGTTACTGATGGAAAAATACAGTTGCATTTAACCAATCAGCCGGCAGGAAAATATTTGATCAGGGTTTTAAATACCAACGGACAGGAATTATATAATTCAGAGATAGATCATGCCGGTGGAAGTGTGGTTAAAACAATAAATGTGAAAGCTATCTATCCTCAAGGGGTTTATAAGTTGCAGGTGGTATCGCCTTCAAAAAATGTGTTTATCCAAAAAATATTTGTAAAATAA